In Perca fluviatilis chromosome 3, GENO_Pfluv_1.0, whole genome shotgun sequence, the following proteins share a genomic window:
- the nfat5b gene encoding nuclear factor of activated T-cells 5 isoform X3, whose translation MSSSMTMEGPRSAFPNSSSPTMHSSASASAQKPVHSANVDLEDTRSSRVVPEVVGAEGGNGKCSRGSSELGGGRGITSQEAQPHHQMTPSKRRTILNISPPPQDLFDDSQMSCQDETSLDSEQSNSIWMEDSLSNFSIMSTISYNDNTEVPRKSRKRTPRQRPGPKSVPAGEASMDVFDADSAKGPHFVLSQLGPDNKTGSKGSSDDPQKTNQKGGTLSMQYPQKSEGKEVKILVQPETQHRARYLTEGSRGSVKDRTQQGFPTVKLEGVNEPVVLQVFVGNDTGRVKPHGFYQACRVTGRNTTACKEVDIDGTTVIEVYLDPSTNMTLAVDCVGILKLRNADVEARIGVAGSKKKSTRARLVFRVNIPRPDGSVLTLQTPSSPILCTQPAGVPEILKKSLHSCSVRGGEEVFIIGKNFLKDTKVIFQENVSDDKSWKAEAEIDKELFHQNHLIVKVPPYQNQAITSSVCVGIYVVTNAGRSHDVQPFTYTPDSAKTDVPVKKEAPSPVKTCSFEEQIKVLDAALMPSMLPLVKREDVTPMEVTSNLQSSGVFKQTGDLCPAQQNPDMTAGHLNENRPFSNNLSQAAGDPDKGQAPVFLNTEPLSTIQKQDMAAASSFSVPADSLLQQGSQQFLLEPREGLGQERPGSGSGAVGRLCGEPAPQQQQLPLFPPDEVAQLEEAVRQLKAKGFCNLPLQSDNSMAKHQQQHMQHQQQIQKQQIQQQHIQQQQLQQQQQQQQVLENLQQQLFQSQIQMQCGMFQDAPQAKNAEQGSSQGVVPNQGTLFQQAQQQQQHQQQQQQQAALFQQASDLLSIQTNFLQQTPSHPSPPMFHNPSSLAETQDPQGGLFQEASQEQVQAALFQNTMTVLQSPDQRPSTPGLFLPQSSLPSQLTTSSAQQQQQQQQQQQQQQQQQLAFLSALQTPAPEPQSVFQAQTQLSPIQQRSPMEQQQPSQPQPHTQPAQQASLFQNISPHPSANTLSPGQQQQQQAGLLFCNNPLSTPDQASNLLFSSQGQMPPLTSSSLVSQEPQNPSLLFSQASMVTVNQQDRSEPMALGNPTDQQQQVMFQEQQPMQLGSSSNNRQEQPVGLFMPQSNMASLQGGLAAQELAQSAMFVSQNGVANHQTTTSSPVQQPGTLFQTAVSGSINQPSQPQQPGLFLFGIENECGQLMNTPGNTLSDQIIAISQSGQNQRESDAHIQSLLSQSLSQSGPVQNSMSASQNMEKIDDLLVSLQDSGSNLTRSY comes from the exons ATGTCCTCCTCTATGACCATGGAAGGCCCCCGAAGTGCTTTTCCCAACTCGTCCAGCCCCACCATGCATTCCAGTGCTTCAGCCAGTGCACAGAAACCAGTTCACAGCGCCAATGTTGACCTGGAGGACACCAGGAGTAGCAGAGTGGTTCCAGAGGTTGTCGGAGCAGAAGGTGGGAATGGTAAATGCAGCAGGGGCAGCAGTGAGctaggaggaggaagaggcatAACATCCCAGGAGGCCCAGCCACATCACCAGATGACCCCATCTAAGCGCCGCACCATACTGAACATCTCTCCACCTCCACAAGACCTATTTGATGACAGCCAGATGTCCTGCCAGGATGAAACATCCCTGGACTCAGAGCAGAGTAACAGCATCTGGATGGAAGACTCTCTCTCCAACTTCAGTATCATGAGCACCATCTCTTACAATGACAACACAGAGGTGCCACGGAAGTCCCGCAAACGTACCCCTCGGCAAAGGCCTGGTCCTAAGTCTGTGCCTGCAGGAGAAGCCAGTATGGACGTGTTTGATGCAGACAGTGCCAAAGGTCCACACTTTGTCCTGTCACAGCTAGGTCCGGACAACAAGACTGGATCAAAAGGAAG CTCTGATGATCCTCAGAAAACTAACCAGAAAGGAGGAACTCTATCGATGCAATACCCACAGAAGAGTGAGGGGAAGGAGGTGAAGATCCTCGTCCAGCCTGAGACTCAGCACCGAGCCCGCTATCTGACTGAAGGCAGCAGAGGGTCAGTGAAGGACCGCACTCAGCAGGGCTTCCCTACTGTAAAG CTGGAGGGAGTAAATGAGCCAGTGGTTTTGCAGGTGTTTGTGGGCAACGACACTGGGCGTGTTAAGCCTCATGGTTTTTACCAAGCTTGCAGGGTGACCGGCCGCAACACCACAGCCTGCAAAGAGGTGGACATAGATGGCACAACTGTCATCGAGGTGTACCTTGATCCAAGCACCAACATGACACTAGC GGTGGACTGTGTTGGGATCTTGAAGCTCCGTAATGCCGATGTCGAGGCTCGCATCGGTGTGGCTGGATCGAAGAAGAAGAGCACACGCGCTCGGCTGGTGTTTCGGGTAAACATCCCCCGTCCAGATGGATCAGTGCTCACACTACAGACTCCATCATCTCCAATCCTGTGTA CTCAGCCTGCAGGAGTGCCTGAAATCCTGAAGAAGTCACTACACAGCTGTTCAGTGAGGGGTGGAGAAGAGGTCTTTATCATTGGCAAAAACTTTCTTAAAGACACCAAAGTTATATTTCAGGAGAATGTCTCTG ATGATAAATCGTGGAAGGCGGAGGCTGAAATTGACAAAGAGCTGTTTCACCAG AATCACTTGATAGTGAAGGTTCCTCCGTACCAgaaccaagccatcacctcttCAGTGTGTGTGGGAATCTATGTGGTGACGAATGCTGGGAGATCCCATGATGTTCAGCCTTTTACCTACACACCAGATTCAG CAAAAACTGATGTTCCTGTGAAGAAAGAGGCGCCTTCTCCAGTGAAGACTTGCTCATTTGAAGAACAAATTAAAG TTCTAGATGCTGCCTTGATGCCTTCCATGTTGCCTTTAGTGAAGAGAGAAGATGTCACTCCGATGGAGGTCACCAGTAACCTCCAATCTTCTGGTGTATTTAAG cAGACTGGTGACCTGTGTCCAGCCCAGCAGAACCCAGACATGACTGCAGGACATCTAAATGAAAACAGACCATTCTCCAACAACCTGTCTCAGGCTGCAGGTGACCCTGACAAAGGCCAGGCACCTGTTTTTCTCAACACAGAGCCCTTAAGCACTATCCAGAAGCAGGACATGGCAGCCGCCAGCTCTTTCTCGGTGCCTGCTGACTCACTGCTCCAGCAGGGATCACAGCAGTTCCTTCTGGAGCCTAGGGAAGGCCTCGGACAGGAGAGGCCCGGCAGTGGCTCTGGAGCTGTGGGGAGGCTGTGTGGAGAACCTGCGCCACAACAGCAGCAATTGCCGCTGTTCCCCCCAGATGAAGTAGCCCAGCTGGAGGAGGCAGTGAGGCAACTTAAAGCCAAAGGGTTCTGTAACTTACCACTTCAGTCTGACAACTCAATGGCCaaacaccagcaacaacacatgcagcaccaacaacagatCCAAAAACAGCAAATTCAGCAGCAACACATTCAGCAACAACAgctgcaacagcagcagcaacagcagcaggttTTGGAGAATTTACAGCAGCAGCTGTTTCAGTCACAGATTCAAATGCAGTGTGGCATGTTTCAGGATGCCCCTCAGGCCAAGAACGCAGAGCAGGGCTCATCACAAGGAGTGGTGCCAAACCAGGGGACTCTTTTCCAACAGgcccaacagcagcagcagcatcaacaacagcagcagcaacaagcaGCTCTATTTCAGCAGGCGAGTGATCTGCTCTCTATTCAGACCAACTTCCTCCAGCAGACCCCCTCACACCCTTCACCACCCATGTTCCACAATCCCAGTTCTTTGGCTGAAACACAAGATCCACAAGGTGGGTTGTTTCAGGAAGCCTCTCAGGAGCAGGTCCAGGCTGCTCTCTTCCAAAATACCATGACAGTACTACAGTCTCCGGACCAACGGCCCTCAACCCCGGGACTTTTCCTCCCTCAGTCATCCCTCCCCTCTCAGCTCACAACCAGTAGTGctcagcaacaacagcaacaacaacaacaacaacagcagcagcagcagcagcagctggccTTCCTTAGTGCTCTACAAACACCTGCCCCTGAACCACAGTCAGTATTTCAGGCTCAGACACAGCTGTCCCCCATCCAACAAAGAAGCCCcatggagcagcagcagccctcCCAGCCTCAGCCCCACACACAGCCGGCCCAGCAGGCTTCCCTGTTTCAGAACATCTCCCCACATCCATCTGCCAACACACTCTCTCCaggccagcagcagcaacagcaggctGGCCTTCTGTTCTGCAACAACCCCCTGTCCACTCCGGATCAGGCCTCCAACCTCCTGTTCAGCAGCCAGGGCCAGATGCCACCGCTGACCAGCAGCAGTCTAGTTTCCCAAGAGCCCCAAAACCCGTCTCTGCTCTTTTCCCAGGCCAGCATGGTGACAGTAAACCAGCAGGATCGCTCTGAGCCCATGGCCTTAGGGAACCCCACCGATCAACAACAGCAAGTCATGTTTCAGGAGCAACAGCCAATGCAGCTGGGCAGCAGCTCAAACAACCGGCAGGAGCAGCCTGTGGGCCTCTTTATGCCTCAGTCTAACATGGCCTCCCTGCAGGGGGGGCTGGCAGCTCAGGAGCTCGCACAGTCAGCCATGTTTGTCTCTCAGAACGGCGTGGCAAACCACCAGACGACCACCTCCTCTCCTGTTCAACAGCCAGGGACTCTGTTTCAGACCGCTGTCAGTGGGAGCATTAATCAGCCCAGTCAGCCTCAACAACCTGGCCTCTTCCTTTTTGGGATTGAGAACG AATGTGGCCAGCTGATGAACACTCCTGGAAACACGCTGTCGGATCAGATTATTGCCATCAGCCAATCTGGTCAGAACCAAAGAGAGAGTGATGCACACATCCAGTCCCTGCTCAGCCAGTCCCTGTCTCAGTCTGGGCCTGTGCAGAACAGCATGAGTGCCTCTCAAAATATGGAGAAAATTGATGACCTGCTGGTCAGTCTGCAGGACTCAGGCAGCAACTTAACCCGTTCATACTAA